The following proteins come from a genomic window of Terriglobia bacterium:
- a CDS encoding AlpA family phage regulatory protein: MTRILREREVKHMTGLSRVTRWRLERRGEFPKKVKLTERCVGWPEAEIIEWLKARAEER, translated from the coding sequence ATGACAAGAATCCTGAGAGAACGAGAAGTGAAACACATGACCGGATTATCCAGAGTCACGCGGTGGCGGCTCGAGAGGAGAGGGGAGTTTCCAAAGAAGGTGAAACTGACGGAGCGCTGCGTAGGCTGGCCGGAGGCAGAAATCATAGAGTGGCTGAAGGCAAGGGCGGAGGAGAGATAA